A stretch of the Candidatus Polarisedimenticolaceae bacterium genome encodes the following:
- a CDS encoding CoA pyrophosphatase produces MRFDRLDAVLDAARGRPLPGSDAQAAMAPRPRRLWIPGHVPSSARPAAALVLLYPRDGRSVLLLTVRGTHLARHGGQVAFPGGAIEPKETVEDAALREAAEEIGLAPGVAEPRLHLTALHIPVSGYVLHPVTATAARPPLVRPCEREVRRIVEIEVEALAGGALLKHETVDRDGTRIDIPYFEIDGEKLWGATAMVVAELLAVLGTPVDPWERA; encoded by the coding sequence ATGCGTTTCGACCGGCTCGATGCGGTCCTGGACGCCGCCCGCGGCCGGCCGCTTCCCGGCTCGGACGCTCAGGCGGCGATGGCGCCGCGCCCGCGGCGGCTCTGGATCCCCGGACACGTTCCCTCTTCGGCGCGCCCTGCGGCGGCGCTGGTGCTGCTCTACCCGCGCGATGGGCGGTCGGTCCTGCTGCTCACGGTGCGCGGCACGCATCTGGCACGGCACGGTGGACAGGTGGCGTTTCCGGGTGGCGCGATCGAGCCCAAGGAGACGGTCGAGGATGCGGCGCTTCGAGAGGCGGCGGAGGAGATCGGCCTCGCGCCCGGAGTCGCCGAGCCGCGGCTCCACCTCACCGCGCTGCACATCCCGGTCAGCGGTTACGTGCTCCATCCGGTCACGGCGACCGCCGCGCGGCCTCCTCTCGTCCGCCCGTGCGAGCGCGAGGTGCGGCGGATCGTCGAGATCGAGGTGGAGGCTCTCGCCGGCGGGGCGCTCTTGAAGCATGAGACGGTCGACCGCGACGGCACGCGCATCGACATCCCGTACTTCGAGATCGACGGCGAGAAGCTCTGGGGTGCGACCGCGATGGTGGTCGCCGAGCTGCTCGCCGTCCTCGGAACGCCGGTCGATCCGTGGGAGCGGGCCTAG